Proteins encoded together in one Olsenella timonensis window:
- the yfbR gene encoding 5'-deoxynucleotidase, which produces MAEKNVASSRGPQAPGESHFLAILSRMKYIERWSLMRSSRPENLSEHSLEVALIAHMLCVIGNARFGRALDAERAALVALYHDASEIITGDLPTPVKYHDGTIRDAYKAVERSAEERLLDTLPADLRPALEDVLWVSDDASEDERYLRRLVKAADKVSALIKCVEEARSGNTEFASAEESCRAAVDEMASELPEVASFLSEFLPSYGATLDDLL; this is translated from the coding sequence GTGGCCGAGAAGAACGTCGCGTCGTCGCGCGGACCCCAGGCGCCGGGGGAGTCCCACTTCCTCGCCATCCTCTCGCGCATGAAGTACATCGAGCGGTGGTCGCTCATGCGCAGCTCGCGGCCCGAGAACCTCTCCGAGCACTCGCTCGAGGTGGCGCTCATCGCGCACATGCTGTGCGTCATCGGCAACGCGCGGTTTGGCCGCGCGCTCGACGCCGAGCGCGCCGCGCTCGTGGCGCTCTACCACGACGCCTCGGAGATCATCACCGGGGACCTCCCCACGCCCGTCAAGTACCACGACGGCACCATCCGCGACGCCTACAAGGCTGTCGAGCGCAGCGCCGAGGAGCGGCTGCTCGACACCCTGCCCGCCGACCTGCGACCGGCGCTCGAGGACGTTCTCTGGGTGTCGGACGACGCGTCCGAGGACGAGCGCTACCTGCGCCGCCTCGTGAAGGCCGCCGACAAGGTCTCCGCACTCATCAAGTGCGTCGAGGAGGCGCGCTCGGGCAACACGGAGTTCGCGAGCGCCGAGGAGAGCTGCCGGGCGGCCGTGGACGAGATGGCCTCCGAGCTGCCCGAGGTCGCGAGCTTCCTGTCCGAGTTCCTCCCCTCCTACGGCGCCACCCTCGACGACCTCCTCTGA
- a CDS encoding DUF3825 domain-containing protein — MPKINPGNRLYLYQLLSRELGVGRQTLLPRAEEALVADGLCVEDLGCSSMRELCEELGEFIKLTVFKKGYVYATVLANEEYDRALEQLGRGTEKRSGGKPWKRRGAKALRPVKPRHAERAAESEPEPVPVPEPEPEPVPEPEPEPFAESGPEPVESPEPQANSDPEPVAEPDPEPTIEVEPEPEPEPRPSISLTITYVPEQASERPHGGKAASDLPQDFHRDVRCPDDLLSRLYQVLPPDVDPVTTLEEDFRVARSTGTLGGTRSNVTYPLRYLRAGGTDPVAVTLRRSARTVAGKRWAIVAVDAGRDDEVGLEGLDEADCGPWSAFIRHGESFDPERSFAQVVSIGSWGEALERLARLAAPENWGEGHRVLRGYLTMTFARVRAEGKLFVSDDGASADFDTGLLTPDALPIYANLSGTSGDIPWSLDGFSTVGRALPARYVSTLAEATFDPGLPAPELARREALLRNPRLATSAYDPVSDKVRLLVPEGEGALALSVTERGYEVVTSLSREDAYVCARVVSSEQPSWLIG, encoded by the coding sequence ATGCCGAAAATCAACCCAGGCAACCGCCTGTACCTGTACCAGCTGCTCTCGCGCGAACTCGGCGTGGGACGGCAGACGCTGCTGCCGCGGGCCGAGGAGGCACTCGTCGCCGACGGGCTCTGCGTCGAGGACCTGGGATGCTCGAGCATGCGCGAACTCTGCGAGGAGCTTGGCGAGTTCATCAAGCTGACCGTCTTCAAGAAGGGCTACGTCTACGCCACGGTGCTCGCCAACGAGGAGTACGACCGCGCCCTCGAGCAGCTGGGGCGTGGCACGGAGAAGCGGTCCGGCGGCAAGCCCTGGAAGCGGCGCGGCGCCAAGGCGCTGCGCCCCGTGAAGCCGAGGCACGCCGAGAGGGCCGCGGAATCGGAGCCAGAGCCGGTGCCGGTGCCCGAGCCGGAGCCCGAACCCGTACCCGAGCCGGAGCCCGAGCCCTTCGCCGAATCAGGACCAGAGCCGGTGGAATCGCCGGAGCCGCAGGCGAACTCCGACCCGGAGCCCGTCGCCGAGCCCGATCCTGAACCCACAATCGAAGTGGAGCCGGAGCCGGAACCCGAGCCTCGGCCTTCGATTTCCCTCACCATCACCTATGTTCCTGAGCAGGCATCGGAGCGGCCGCACGGGGGCAAGGCCGCGAGTGACCTCCCGCAGGACTTCCACCGAGACGTCCGCTGCCCAGACGACCTGCTCAGCAGGCTCTATCAGGTTCTCCCCCCTGACGTCGATCCCGTGACGACGCTGGAAGAGGACTTCCGTGTCGCCCGCTCGACCGGCACACTCGGAGGAACGCGCAGCAACGTGACCTACCCGCTCCGCTATCTGCGCGCCGGCGGCACCGACCCGGTAGCGGTCACGCTGCGACGCTCTGCCAGGACGGTCGCCGGGAAGCGCTGGGCGATCGTCGCCGTCGATGCCGGACGGGACGACGAGGTCGGTCTCGAGGGCCTCGACGAGGCCGATTGTGGACCATGGTCCGCGTTCATCCGACACGGCGAGTCCTTCGATCCCGAGCGCTCCTTCGCCCAGGTCGTGTCAATCGGGTCTTGGGGGGAGGCCCTGGAGCGACTCGCCAGGCTTGCCGCGCCGGAAAACTGGGGCGAGGGCCATCGCGTGCTGCGTGGCTATCTCACCATGACGTTCGCCCGCGTCAGGGCCGAGGGCAAGCTCTTCGTCTCGGACGACGGCGCGAGCGCCGACTTTGACACGGGCCTGCTCACCCCGGACGCGCTTCCGATCTACGCCAACCTCTCCGGCACATCCGGAGACATCCCCTGGTCATTGGATGGGTTCTCCACCGTCGGCCGGGCGCTCCCGGCTCGCTACGTCTCAACGCTTGCCGAGGCGACGTTCGATCCCGGTCTGCCCGCCCCCGAGCTCGCCCGACGAGAGGCCCTCCTCAGAAACCCGCGCCTGGCGACCTCGGCCTACGACCCCGTCTCCGACAAGGTCAGGCTGCTTGTCCCTGAAGGCGAGGGGGCGCTCGCGCTCTCCGTCACGGAGCGGGGCTATGAGGTCGTGACGTCGCTGTCCCGCGAGGATGCCTACGTCTGTGCCCGCGTCGTCAGTTCCGAGCAGCCCAGCTGGCTCATCGGATAG
- the ettA gene encoding energy-dependent translational throttle protein EttA yields the protein MAEFVYMFNRARKAVHDKVILDDVTVGVYPGAKIGVVGPNGAGKSTLLKVMAGLEDVSNGEARLTPGYTVGILQQEPPLDEDKTVRENIEQAFADLLAKIERFNQVSAEMADPDADFDALMAEMGQLQDEIDAANGWDLDSQLSQAMDALQCPDPDAPVSVLSGGERRRVALCRLLLEAPDLLLLDEPTNHLDAESVLWLEQFLHRYPGAVMAVTHDRYFLDDVAEWICEVDRGQLYPYEGNYSTYLEKKAARLEAQSQQDARRAKKMKSELAWVRSSPKARQAKNRARLERYEQMEAEARTSKRVDFTDIHIPVGPRLGAKVLEADHLSKSFGDRVLIDDLSFSLPRNGIVGVIGPNGVGKSTLFKMIVGQERPTSGSLTVGETVQLSYVDQMREGLDADKTLWEVVSDGNDYIRVGETEIPSRAYVAAFGFKGSDQQKRAGVLSGGERNRLNLALTLRQGGNLLLLDEPTNDLDVETLESLEEALEEFPGCSVVISHDRWFLDRVATHILAWEGDDEHPGRWHWFEGNFEAYQADRERRLGAEASKPHRLHRKLTRD from the coding sequence ATGGCAGAGTTCGTCTACATGTTCAACCGCGCCCGCAAGGCCGTGCACGACAAGGTCATCCTCGACGACGTCACGGTGGGCGTCTATCCCGGCGCCAAGATCGGAGTGGTGGGCCCCAACGGCGCGGGCAAGTCGACGCTGCTCAAGGTCATGGCCGGCCTCGAGGACGTCTCCAACGGCGAGGCGCGCCTCACCCCCGGCTACACCGTGGGCATCCTCCAGCAGGAGCCGCCGCTCGACGAGGACAAGACCGTGCGCGAGAACATCGAGCAGGCCTTCGCCGACCTGCTGGCGAAGATCGAGCGCTTCAACCAGGTGAGCGCCGAGATGGCCGACCCCGACGCGGACTTCGACGCCCTCATGGCGGAGATGGGTCAGCTCCAGGACGAGATCGACGCCGCCAACGGCTGGGACCTCGACTCCCAGCTCTCCCAGGCCATGGACGCGCTCCAGTGCCCCGACCCGGACGCGCCCGTCTCCGTTCTCTCCGGCGGCGAGCGTCGTCGCGTGGCCCTGTGCAGGCTGCTCCTCGAGGCGCCCGACCTGCTGCTCCTCGACGAGCCCACCAACCATCTGGATGCCGAGTCGGTGCTGTGGCTCGAGCAGTTCCTCCATCGCTACCCCGGCGCCGTCATGGCCGTCACGCACGACCGCTACTTCCTCGACGACGTGGCCGAGTGGATCTGCGAGGTCGACCGCGGCCAGCTCTACCCCTACGAGGGGAACTACTCGACCTACCTCGAGAAGAAGGCGGCGCGCCTGGAGGCCCAGAGCCAGCAGGACGCCCGCCGCGCGAAGAAGATGAAGTCCGAGCTCGCGTGGGTTCGCAGCTCCCCGAAGGCGCGCCAGGCCAAGAACCGCGCGCGCCTCGAGCGCTACGAGCAGATGGAGGCCGAGGCCCGCACCTCCAAGCGCGTCGACTTCACCGACATCCACATCCCCGTCGGGCCGCGCCTGGGCGCCAAGGTGCTCGAGGCCGACCACCTCTCGAAGAGCTTCGGCGACCGCGTGCTCATCGACGACCTGTCCTTCAGCCTGCCGCGCAACGGCATCGTGGGCGTGATCGGCCCCAACGGCGTGGGCAAGTCCACGCTGTTCAAGATGATCGTCGGCCAGGAGCGTCCCACCTCCGGCTCCCTGACGGTGGGGGAGACCGTGCAGCTCTCCTACGTCGACCAGATGCGCGAGGGTCTGGACGCCGACAAGACCCTCTGGGAGGTCGTGAGCGACGGCAACGACTACATCCGCGTGGGCGAGACCGAGATCCCGAGCCGCGCCTACGTGGCGGCCTTCGGCTTCAAGGGCTCCGACCAGCAAAAGCGCGCGGGCGTGCTCTCCGGCGGCGAGCGCAACCGCCTGAACCTCGCGCTCACGCTGCGCCAGGGAGGCAACCTCCTGCTGCTCGACGAGCCGACCAACGACCTCGACGTCGAGACGCTGGAGAGCCTGGAGGAGGCGCTCGAGGAGTTCCCGGGCTGCTCCGTGGTGATCTCCCACGACCGCTGGTTCCTCGACCGCGTTGCCACGCACATCCTCGCCTGGGAGGGGGACGACGAGCATCCCGGCCGCTGGCACTGGTTCGAGGGCAACTTCGAGGCCTACCAGGCCGACCGCGAGAGGCGCCTCGGCGCCGAGGCGTCGAAGCCCCACCGCCTGCATCGCAAGCTCACCCGCGACTAG
- a CDS encoding tRNA (guanosine(46)-N(7))-methyltransferase TrmB, which yields MPHALHARLPKNFVLEERLERYGRAIELRPESLRGRWVEACSPIGADPYREARLDLGCGKGGFVVEAARREPDVLFVAMDSEPICVAYAAQRVCESGLPNVVVVPGTGMRVRELFSAGELSVIHLNFPTPFPRKRDAHKRMACMERLMDFRDVLTEGGEVRMRTDSQPLFDFMLTQVPLAGYELLWESRDARAERPDDPASEYERRLGAKGARVLALTATPGPVPEHVEQTAELSLAAYLPHDLTSLQGMAYAPHGMEATVTNLRNRALRERAQSASTIGE from the coding sequence ATGCCTCACGCGCTTCATGCCCGGCTTCCGAAGAACTTCGTGCTCGAGGAGCGCCTCGAGCGCTACGGTCGTGCCATAGAGCTCCGGCCCGAGAGCCTGCGCGGCCGCTGGGTCGAGGCCTGCTCGCCCATCGGCGCCGACCCCTACCGGGAGGCTCGCCTCGACCTCGGCTGCGGAAAGGGCGGGTTTGTGGTCGAAGCGGCGCGCCGAGAGCCCGACGTCCTCTTCGTCGCCATGGACTCGGAGCCGATCTGCGTCGCCTACGCCGCCCAGCGCGTCTGCGAGAGCGGGCTGCCCAACGTGGTCGTCGTTCCCGGCACGGGCATGCGCGTGCGAGAGCTCTTCTCGGCCGGGGAGCTCTCCGTGATCCACCTCAACTTCCCGACCCCGTTCCCACGCAAGCGCGACGCCCACAAGCGCATGGCCTGCATGGAGCGACTCATGGACTTCCGCGACGTGCTGACCGAGGGCGGCGAGGTCCGCATGCGCACCGACAGCCAGCCGCTCTTTGACTTCATGCTCACGCAGGTTCCCCTAGCAGGGTATGAGCTGCTCTGGGAGAGTCGCGACGCACGGGCCGAGCGGCCTGACGACCCCGCCAGCGAGTACGAGCGCAGGCTCGGGGCAAAGGGGGCACGGGTCCTCGCCCTCACGGCGACGCCCGGACCGGTCCCGGAGCACGTCGAGCAGACGGCGGAGCTGTCGTTGGCGGCATACCTGCCCCACGACCTCACGTCGCTGCAGGGGATGGCCTATGCGCCGCACGGCATGGAGGCCACGGTCACCAACCTGCGCAACCGGGCGCTCCGCGAGCGCGCGCAGAGCGCCTCCACAATTGGGGAGTAA
- a CDS encoding NADP-dependent isocitrate dehydrogenase yields MAKIAMKTPLVEMDGDEMTRIIWQIIKDELVCPYVDLKTEYYDLGLENRDRTDDQVTVDSAEATKRLGVAVKCATITPNAARVEEYGLKQMWKSPNGTIRALLDGTVFRAPIVVKGIEPTVTTWKRPITIARHAYGDVYKNAEMRVDGPGKVELVYTAADGTERRELVHVFDGPGVVQGQHNLDASIESFARSCFEYALSTGQDLWFATKDTISKTYDHRFKDVFAEIYDTEYRERFEAAGIEYFYTLIDDAVARVVKSEGGFIWACKNYDGDVMSDMLSSAFGSLAMMTSVLVSPHGYFEYEAAHGTVQRHYYKHLKGEPTSTNSVATIFAWTGALRKRGELDELPELVDFADRLEAATVHTIESGRMTGDLARITTLESPQALGTREFILAVRETLDAEATA; encoded by the coding sequence ATGGCCAAGATAGCGATGAAGACCCCGCTCGTCGAGATGGACGGCGACGAGATGACCCGCATCATCTGGCAGATCATCAAAGACGAGCTCGTCTGCCCGTACGTCGACCTCAAGACCGAGTACTACGACCTCGGCCTCGAGAACCGCGACAGGACCGACGACCAGGTCACCGTGGACTCCGCCGAGGCGACCAAGCGTCTGGGCGTGGCCGTCAAGTGCGCCACCATCACCCCCAACGCCGCCCGCGTGGAGGAGTACGGGCTCAAGCAGATGTGGAAGAGTCCCAACGGTACCATCCGCGCGCTGCTCGACGGCACGGTCTTCCGCGCGCCCATCGTGGTCAAGGGCATCGAGCCTACGGTGACCACCTGGAAGCGACCAATCACCATCGCGCGCCACGCCTATGGCGACGTCTACAAGAACGCCGAGATGCGCGTGGACGGCCCCGGCAAGGTGGAGCTCGTCTACACCGCCGCCGACGGCACCGAGCGCCGCGAGCTCGTCCACGTCTTCGACGGACCAGGCGTGGTCCAGGGCCAGCACAACCTCGACGCCTCCATCGAGAGCTTTGCGCGCAGCTGCTTCGAGTACGCCCTCTCAACGGGCCAGGACCTGTGGTTCGCCACCAAGGACACCATCTCCAAGACCTACGACCACCGCTTCAAGGACGTCTTTGCGGAGATCTACGACACCGAGTACCGCGAGCGGTTCGAGGCGGCGGGCATCGAGTACTTCTACACGCTCATCGACGACGCCGTGGCACGCGTGGTCAAGTCCGAGGGCGGCTTCATCTGGGCGTGCAAGAACTACGACGGAGACGTCATGAGCGACATGCTCTCCTCGGCGTTCGGCAGCCTCGCCATGATGACCTCGGTGCTCGTCAGCCCGCACGGCTACTTCGAGTACGAGGCGGCGCACGGGACCGTCCAGCGCCACTACTACAAGCATCTCAAGGGCGAGCCCACCTCGACCAACTCCGTCGCCACGATCTTCGCCTGGACCGGCGCCCTGCGCAAGCGCGGCGAGCTCGACGAGCTTCCCGAGCTCGTGGACTTTGCCGACCGCCTCGAGGCGGCCACCGTCCACACGATCGAGTCCGGCAGGATGACCGGCGACCTCGCGCGCATCACCACGCTCGAGAGCCCGCAGGCGCTCGGCACACGCGAGTTCATTCTTGCCGTCCGCGAGACCCTCGACGCAGAGGCGACCGCGTAG
- a CDS encoding ABC transporter ATP-binding protein, translating to MIRIDHVSKSYDGGATLAVRDLSLEIRSGEIFGLLGPNGAGKSTLLNMLASVLAPTSGTIELDGVNVVTDPLAAKRNLCFVSDSPDHLLRLKGHEFLRFIADVYEVPDAVRGARIAELAREYGMEGELDNQIQSYSHGMRQKMMIMGALLPDPAIWILDEPMTGLDPKASWLLKQSMRRHADAGKTVLFSTHVLDVAEKVVDRVGIIAHGELLFVGTVTEMREHFRSNGSLEEMFLELTSDESPLSGEAE from the coding sequence ATGATTCGAATCGACCACGTGAGCAAGTCCTATGACGGCGGCGCCACGCTCGCCGTGCGCGACCTCTCCCTGGAGATCCGCTCCGGCGAGATCTTCGGCCTGCTCGGCCCCAACGGCGCGGGCAAGTCCACGCTGCTCAACATGCTCGCCAGCGTGCTGGCGCCCACCTCGGGCACCATCGAGCTCGACGGCGTGAACGTGGTGACGGACCCGCTCGCCGCCAAGCGCAACCTCTGCTTCGTGAGCGACTCCCCCGACCACCTGCTGCGCCTCAAGGGCCACGAGTTCCTCCGCTTCATTGCCGACGTCTACGAGGTCCCGGATGCCGTCCGCGGCGCGCGCATCGCCGAGCTCGCGCGCGAGTACGGCATGGAGGGGGAGCTTGACAACCAGATCCAGTCCTACTCCCACGGCATGCGCCAGAAGATGATGATCATGGGGGCGCTCCTGCCCGACCCGGCGATCTGGATCCTCGACGAGCCCATGACCGGCCTCGACCCCAAGGCCTCGTGGCTGCTCAAGCAGTCCATGCGCCGCCACGCCGACGCGGGCAAGACCGTGCTCTTCTCGACGCACGTCCTCGACGTGGCCGAGAAGGTCGTGGACCGCGTGGGCATCATCGCCCACGGCGAGCTGCTCTTCGTGGGCACCGTGACCGAGATGCGCGAGCACTTCCGCTCGAACGGCTCCCTCGAGGAGATGTTCCTCGAGCTCACCTCCGACGAGTCCCCGCTCTCCGGGGAGGCCGAGTGA
- a CDS encoding YdcF family protein, translating into MAAVLAALGVISIAYGLLMAVLYPAGGFFLVWVVLGAALIAAWRIPRVRMATCVVCLVGLLAVGALSALIGTAAAKTPPAGLDDLVVLGAGLRPDGTPSEALRYRLDAALAYLEENPETDCVVSGGQGFGEVRTEADAMAEYLVEHGLDEGRITKEERSSTTAENLRFSSALLEPGAEVGVVTNDFHLYRALRIAERNGLPGAHGLAAPSNPLYLPQSMLRECAAVVKDALFGNM; encoded by the coding sequence ATGGCGGCAGTGCTTGCGGCGCTGGGCGTGATCTCGATTGCGTACGGCCTCCTCATGGCGGTGCTCTATCCCGCGGGCGGGTTCTTCCTCGTGTGGGTCGTCCTGGGCGCGGCGCTGATCGCGGCGTGGCGCATCCCGCGCGTCCGGATGGCGACGTGTGTCGTCTGCCTGGTCGGACTTCTCGCCGTGGGTGCGCTCTCCGCGCTCATAGGGACCGCGGCGGCCAAGACGCCCCCTGCGGGCCTGGACGACCTCGTGGTGCTGGGTGCCGGCCTTCGGCCCGACGGCACGCCGAGCGAGGCCCTGCGCTATCGCCTGGACGCGGCGCTCGCCTACCTGGAGGAGAATCCCGAGACCGACTGCGTCGTCTCGGGCGGCCAGGGTTTCGGCGAGGTGCGCACCGAGGCAGACGCCATGGCGGAGTACCTGGTCGAGCACGGGCTTGACGAGGGTCGCATCACGAAGGAGGAGCGCTCGAGCACGACGGCGGAGAACCTGCGCTTCTCCTCCGCGCTCCTTGAGCCGGGCGCCGAGGTGGGCGTCGTCACCAACGACTTCCACCTCTACCGGGCGCTTCGCATCGCCGAGAGGAACGGGCTGCCCGGCGCCCATGGCCTGGCTGCGCCGTCCAACCCGCTCTATCTACCCCAGTCCATGCTGCGCGAGTGTGCCGCGGTGGTGAAGGACGCCCTCTTCGGCAACATGTAA
- a CDS encoding L-lactate dehydrogenase translates to MHGEDIRTRKAVIIGAGRVGSHVALCLMFQHLVNEIVFLDVNAEAARAQALDLEDLASGLGDSFTIRVGEYADCKDAHFVILTAGRSRRPGETRLQMLDGTIKVLDGIVGPLKDSGFHGILISVSNPADIVVEYLYRKMGLPRSQVFGTGTSLDSARLRRVLSETIDVSSHQIQAFCMGEHGDSMFIPTSRISVEGIGLREYLSLRNDVVDSIDFDDVMRRVRESGAAIISGKGCTEFGIASVVADLVTSILHNERRVVPLSAHLDGEYGESGISAGVPCIIGDTGVDAVLEIDLSYDERRAMRKSCSIIRDYCEKALPAEE, encoded by the coding sequence ATGCACGGAGAAGACATTCGCACCCGCAAGGCGGTCATCATCGGCGCCGGTCGCGTCGGCAGCCACGTGGCCCTGTGCCTCATGTTCCAGCACCTCGTGAACGAGATCGTGTTCCTGGACGTCAACGCCGAGGCGGCGCGCGCCCAGGCCCTCGACCTCGAGGACCTCGCCTCCGGCCTCGGCGACTCGTTCACCATCCGCGTCGGCGAGTACGCCGACTGCAAGGACGCCCACTTCGTGATCCTCACCGCGGGACGCAGCCGCCGCCCCGGCGAGACGCGCCTCCAGATGCTCGACGGCACGATCAAGGTGCTCGACGGCATCGTCGGGCCGCTCAAGGACTCCGGCTTCCACGGCATCCTGATCAGCGTCTCCAACCCGGCGGACATCGTCGTGGAGTACCTCTATCGCAAGATGGGGCTGCCCCGCAGCCAGGTCTTCGGCACCGGCACCTCGCTCGACTCCGCGCGCCTGCGCCGCGTGCTCTCCGAGACGATCGACGTTTCCAGCCACCAGATCCAGGCCTTCTGCATGGGCGAGCACGGCGACTCCATGTTCATCCCCACCTCGCGCATCTCCGTCGAGGGCATCGGCCTGCGCGAGTACCTCTCCCTGCGCAACGACGTCGTGGATTCCATTGACTTCGACGACGTCATGCGCCGCGTGCGCGAGTCCGGCGCCGCGATCATCTCCGGCAAGGGCTGCACGGAGTTCGGCATCGCCTCGGTGGTCGCCGACCTCGTTACCTCGATCCTGCACAACGAGCGCCGTGTGGTTCCGCTTTCCGCCCACCTCGACGGCGAGTACGGCGAGTCCGGCATCTCGGCCGGCGTTCCCTGCATCATCGGTGACACGGGTGTCGACGCCGTGCTCGAGATCGACCTTTCGTATGACGAGCGCCGCGCCATGCGCAAGTCCTGCTCGATCATTCGCGACTACTGCGAGAAGGCCCTTCCTGCCGAGGAGTAG
- a CDS encoding putative manganese-dependent inorganic diphosphatase — MPEGIRKINVIGHLHPDTDSICSAIAYAHLKNEVEHTNIYEPRRAGAVNRETAFVLRHFGFDEPQLITSVTPQIKDTEIQRQGGIDGEMSLFSAWNLMREAKTDTLCVTDDENNLEGLIAVKDIANANMDVFDTSVIGESHTCYANIIDTLKGEMILGDPTARVDGGHVRVGTTPELMEDTVEPGDIVLTTNRYETQQFAVECDARCLIVCCSAHISHRVIASAERHGCAIITTPYDTYAAARLVSMSIPVRAKMLSEGILKVSVNTAIDDARKMMARSRHRFFPVIDEDSKYVGLVSSPNLLSAKRKHVILVDHNERSQSVEGLEQAEIMEIIDHHRIGSIETSGPAYFRNMPVGCTCTIVHMMYRESGVEIPADIAGLMLSAILSDTLAFRSPTCTQVDRDAAEALAKIAGVDIESYADAMFEAGADLTGRTAEEVFGADFKVFSRGNVKFGVGQGSYMTDRSRAAAEALVGPYLAEAAREEELPLVFYLFTDVKSSSSEILWYGEGAESIVARAFDVEPHDGMALLPGVVSRKKQVIPALMATLQSIQEDQD, encoded by the coding sequence ATGCCTGAGGGAATCCGCAAGATCAACGTCATAGGTCATCTCCACCCCGACACCGACAGCATCTGCTCGGCGATCGCCTACGCCCACCTCAAGAACGAGGTGGAGCACACCAACATCTACGAGCCGCGCCGCGCGGGCGCCGTCAACCGGGAGACCGCGTTCGTGCTGCGCCACTTTGGCTTCGACGAGCCGCAGCTCATCACCTCCGTCACACCGCAGATCAAGGACACCGAGATTCAGCGCCAGGGCGGCATCGACGGCGAGATGAGCCTCTTCTCGGCATGGAACCTCATGCGCGAGGCAAAGACCGACACCCTCTGCGTCACAGACGACGAGAACAACCTCGAGGGCCTCATCGCCGTCAAGGACATCGCCAACGCCAACATGGACGTCTTTGACACGAGCGTGATCGGCGAGTCGCACACCTGCTACGCCAACATCATCGACACGCTCAAGGGCGAGATGATCCTCGGCGACCCCACGGCTCGCGTCGACGGCGGTCACGTCCGCGTGGGTACCACGCCCGAGCTCATGGAGGACACCGTCGAGCCCGGCGACATCGTGCTCACCACCAACCGCTACGAGACGCAGCAGTTTGCCGTCGAGTGCGACGCCCGCTGCCTGATCGTGTGCTGCAGCGCCCACATCTCGCACCGCGTCATCGCCTCCGCCGAGCGCCACGGCTGCGCGATCATCACCACCCCCTATGACACCTACGCGGCCGCGCGCCTCGTCTCCATGTCCATCCCCGTGCGCGCCAAGATGCTCTCCGAGGGCATCCTCAAGGTGAGCGTCAACACCGCGATCGACGACGCGCGCAAGATGATGGCGCGCTCGCGCCACCGCTTCTTCCCCGTCATAGACGAGGACAGCAAGTACGTGGGCCTGGTGAGCTCCCCCAACCTGCTCTCCGCCAAGCGCAAGCACGTCATCCTCGTCGACCACAACGAGCGCTCGCAGTCGGTCGAGGGCCTTGAGCAGGCAGAAATCATGGAGATCATCGACCACCACCGCATCGGGTCGATCGAGACGAGCGGGCCGGCCTACTTCCGCAACATGCCCGTGGGCTGCACCTGCACGATCGTCCACATGATGTACCGCGAGAGCGGCGTGGAGATTCCCGCCGACATCGCCGGGCTCATGCTCTCGGCGATCCTCTCCGACACGCTGGCGTTCCGCTCCCCCACCTGCACCCAGGTCGACCGCGACGCCGCCGAGGCACTCGCCAAGATCGCGGGCGTGGACATTGAGAGCTACGCCGACGCCATGTTCGAGGCAGGCGCCGACCTCACCGGCCGCACCGCCGAGGAGGTCTTCGGCGCCGACTTCAAGGTCTTCTCCCGCGGCAACGTCAAGTTCGGCGTGGGCCAGGGCAGCTACATGACCGACAGGAGCCGCGCCGCGGCCGAGGCACTCGTGGGACCCTACCTCGCCGAGGCGGCGCGCGAGGAGGAGCTGCCGCTCGTCTTCTACCTGTTCACCGACGTCAAGAGCTCGTCGAGTGAGATCCTGTGGTACGGCGAGGGCGCCGAGAGCATCGTCGCGCGCGCCTTCGACGTGGAGCCGCACGACGGCATGGCCCTCCTGCCCGGCGTGGTGAGCCGCAAGAAGCAGGTCATCCCCGCCCTCATGGCAACGCTGCAGAGCATCCAGGAGGACCAGGACTAG